The DNA region ACGCCGGACAGCGTCGCAAGATCACGCAGATGCGCGAGGGCATTGCGGCGTGAATCAACGACATAGACCGGAAAGGCGATGCCGTCGTCGACAGTCCCAACCGTGAGGCTGGCGCGGCTGGCGAGATCGCGCACGATCTGCCCCGCCGTCTGGCCCTCATAAGTCTTGTCGACGAAAAGCAGCGCCAGTGCGCGGGCCTCGCTGGTCCCGGTGAGGCGGCGCAAGGTGAGGCCTGCATCGACGTCGTTGATGAGGCCGACGAAGACCTGCACGAAACCGCCATTGTCGGCATAGCCCATCTCGATGGTCGCTTTGTCATCGAGCTTGGGATTGAGGCCGCCCACCTGTCCAAGGGCGAGCGAGATGGTGTCCGGCCAATCGTCCATGTCGAGCGTCACGACGAGATCGGTCGTCGCGCTCGCCTTCGGCTCCACGGTCGTGTCGACGACCCTGGCTCCCAGGGTCAGGCGGTAGGCAGGAGTGAGGAGCGTGGTCATGCTGAATAGATCGCTGCGTCGTGGATGAAATCGAATGTCGGCACGCCGGTGCCGTTGGGCGCCGTGAACTTCGCTTTGAGCCAGAAGGGCAAGTTGTGATGAACGTCCCCGAGGAACAGCTTGCTCTGGATCGTCAACCCGAGCGTCACCGACGCCGCCGCGCTCGTGACCTTCATCACCCAGGTATCGACGCCCTTGTCGCTGCGTTGCGTATTCCGCCGGACAGTCGTGACGGCGGGATCGATGCCGGTCTTCGCGGTGATCGTGAACATCTTGGTAACATCGATCGGCTCGATATAATCCTCGCGCACGAAGATGAGCGTGACCTCGATGACTGTCCCCGCCGCGAAGGTCGCAACCTTCGGCGCCGATGCCACGGTGATGCTGATGGTGCTGCCGGGCTTGATCTTGTTGCCTTTCGTGTAGCGATTGGCCGGCGTGATCTTCGTCGTCGTGCCCGCTGCGATGATCGACCAGAACACTTGGAACGGATCGCTGCTGCGGGTGACCGCGACGCCCGAGAGATTATTCTCGTCGAAGAGCTTGATCACCGGAGCCGGAGCGAACGGAACACCTGAGAGCGTCCCGCCGTTCCACTGGGCGATCGTGTCGTTCTTGGCAGCGTCGTGGCACACCACCACCCAGCGGTCCGCCATGCCCCAGCTGGTGTTGGCTTGGCGCCAGGCATCCTTCAGCGACTTGCCCTTCGCCAGCTGATTAACGAAGGTGACATCGGCGCCCGACGACGGGTCGGCCGCGACCGACGTGCCGTGATATCCGAGGATGCCGCGGAACGACTTGCTCGCGGTCATCAGGGTCAGCCAGTCATTATGCGTTTCGGCGACCAGCGTGTTGCAATTGGACAGGATCAACCACTTCACGCCGGCAAACTTGCCCCCCGTCGCCGCAGCCTTGGCGAGGATGAAGAACGGGTCGACTTCGTCGATGTCGTTCGAGGCGGTGCCGAACATGTCGCCGGTGCGCACGCCGTGCGAGCTAACATAGACGAGGTCCGCGAGCCGTGCCCCCGAGCCGAGCGCGGAGGTCGCGGGGTTGCACGCAGGCGCCAGGATGAATCCCTGGATGAAGGTGTTGGCGGCGTTGATCTGCGAGACATTGCCGCTCTTGGTCGCCGACGGCCAATTGCCGGCATCGACGCCTGACCCGTCGCGTCCTTCGGGCATGATCACGATGTCTGCGAACGAGTTGCCTGTCTTCACCGAGCCGCCCTTTTGGACGAACCGTTGGCTCTCTGTGGCGAAGCGGATCGGCAGGTTCGCATGCGCCGTGTCCGTCCGGCGGTTCGCATCGGATGCCGCCGCGTTCAGGCCGCCCAGGAGATTCTTCCAGCCGAATTTTTGCCAGAGTTGGCCGATCGCCAGCGAGTCGATCGCCCGCGTCCCGTCGATCGTCACGTAGAAGAGGTCGCTCGAGGGCGGTTTGATGGTGACTTCAGTCATCTCACGGATCCGTCGAGAGCGGGTCGAGCGGGGTGATCACCGGCGTGTCGTCGAAGGCCGGGAAAAGCGGCGCGTCGCCGCGATAGACCCTGTTGAGCTGCGCGCGGGTCGGATCGTCGACCGCGCCGCTCGGATCGAGCCCCTGCGTTCCCTGGAATTGCGCGACGGCGTCGGGCAGGCTCGCCTCGGGCTTGAAACCCAGATTGTGCAGGCGGCGCGAGACGCCCTGATCGGTCGCGATGTCGCCGACGTCGACGAAGTAGTCGAGCTGCACGACATCATTTGCGTCCGCGCTCGCGACGTAGCGCAGATTCGCGGTCGGGAACGCATCGCCCATGACCACCGAGAAGCGGCCATTGGCGTCGGTCGTGGCATTGGCCGTGCTGCCGTCCGGAAAGGCGATCGTCACCGCCGCTCCGGCGAGCGGCGCGAAGGAACGATCGAAGATCCTCGCCTGGAGCTTGCGCCGCGGATTGGTGCCATCGGCGGGGGCGAGGATCACGTCGAGACCCTTGGAGCCGTCGAGCCGGGTGCAAATGATCGGGCTAGTACCGGAATTCGGAGCGTCGTCCTTCAACCGCACCGTGAAGGGACCGTTGACGGAGAGGATGAAGACGCCGGGGCCCTTCGGCTTCGTCGGATAGGTGAATGAGCCGTCGGCGCCGGTCGTGCCGGGAATCGGGCGTCCATGGCCCGGGCCCGACGGCCGCTCGCCATCCATATACTCGCCGTCGGGCGCCGTGAGGACGTAATGCACGCCGGCTGCGGGCGAACCGTTCTCGAATTGCATCGCAACCTTCACGATGAAGCTGCCGGGCTCCGCAGGTTGGACGAAAAACGTGTTGGGTTTCGGCACGTTGCGCGAGAGGACGACGACCGGATCCCCCTTGGCTCCGACGCACCAGCCGGCGTTCACGGCACCGGGCGCCGGCAGGTCGAAGGTCGCCGGCGGCGCGACTTTCCCCGGCAGAGCGTTCGCTTTGACGAAGACGATCTCGGTGCGGCGGTTCGGCCGCCACGCGTCTTCGGTGTTCCGTACTGGATCCTGCAGGCCGCTCCCGAGCCATTTGACGACCTCGCCCGGGCAATTCGGGAGGAATTGCGACTCGGGGATCTTAAGCGCGTCGCCGCTCAGATAAGCGTCGATCAGCGCAAGCCAGGTCGCGTCGCCGACGATGCCGTTGACGGGCAGGCCGTGATCGGATTGGAAATTGCGGACTGCGGCGTCCGTCAACGCGCCGTGCACCTCGTCGATCTGGCCGCCGTAGAAATTCAGGCCGGCCAGCATGTGCTGGTATTCGCGCACGCTCCAATTGTCCTCGAGCCGGGTGATCGCCGAACCG from Rhizobiales bacterium GAS188 includes:
- a CDS encoding DNA circularisation protein N-terminus, which encodes MLDTFELPLVQTIDGTESEALEEHSVPALEGDFLQDLGRRAARIKLAGMLTGADAGSNLKTLRDKYRAAAPVSFVADIATATKIDKVLIEALGIREIAGRPERFELSMDLVEYIPTPPPQHEQPPPPPPPVPPPPPPDTKTGVLKVTVIVDGDPAFDFSKVTVTAAGQQDNGTPLTTTLTNRTGNVWTVNPMPPGSYTAAAAVDDPPLSGSTAAKVVAGQTTRVEIHLKPGPPVAHGFILHYWFDRAFIEPCLRRVLRDVAARAQAHPDEKILIVGNTDLTGGVDPVRYNQALSERRARGAFAYLTAGRAHDVSVAEWNALRRGGSAITRLEDNWSVREYQHMLAGLNFYGGQIDEVHGALTDAAVRNFQSDHGLPVNGIVGDATWLALIDAYLSGDALKIPESQFLPNCPGEVVKWLGSGLQDPVRNTEDAWRPNRRTEIVFVKANALPGKVAPPATFDLPAPGAVNAGWCVGAKGDPVVVLSRNVPKPNTFFVQPAEPGSFIVKVAMQFENGSPAAGVHYVLTAPDGEYMDGERPSGPGHGRPIPGTTGADGSFTYPTKPKGPGVFILSVNGPFTVRLKDDAPNSGTSPIICTRLDGSKGLDVILAPADGTNPRRKLQARIFDRSFAPLAGAAVTIAFPDGSTANATTDANGRFSVVMGDAFPTANLRYVASADANDVVQLDYFVDVGDIATDQGVSRRLHNLGFKPEASLPDAVAQFQGTQGLDPSGAVDDPTRAQLNRVYRGDAPLFPAFDDTPVITPLDPLSTDP